Below is a genomic region from Deltaproteobacteria bacterium.
GGCTGCCCGCGTAAGTCGTCGTCACGGTGACGTCGTTCTTCCAAAATACGTCATTGATCGACAGGGGAAACGTGACGCCCTGATCGGTCGGAGCGAACAGCAGGATCGTTCCGCCGCGTTCGACGGACGCGAACGCCTGCTGCAACGCCGGAATCGCGCCGGTGGTTGCGATGACGACATCCGCGAGGTCGCCGCCGGTGGCCGCACGAAACGCGTCGGGCGTGAAGTCCCGTGCGTGAACGGCGAGCGCCGCGCCGAATCGTTTCGCGGACTCCAGCCGAAACGTCTGAACGTCCGTCGCGACGATGACGCCCGCGCCGAGCGCGGCCGCCGTGGCGATGTGGAGCAGCCCGGAAATGCCCGAGCCGATGACGAGGACGTTTTTTCCCGGCCCCACGCCCGCGATCCGCTGTCCGCGAAGCACGCACGCCAGCGGTTCCGTGAAACTCGCCTCGTCGTCGCTGACGCCGTCGGGGATGGAATAGACGCCCAGCCGGACATTGATCGCCGGCAAGCGAACGTACTCGCAAAAACCCCCGGGGTCGAAATTCGTCTTGCGCAACGTGTCGCAGACCGTCTCGTGGCCCGACCGGCAATAGCGGCACGTCATGCACGGCACGTGATGCGAGACGACCACCCGGTCGCCCGGCTTCACGTACG
It encodes:
- a CDS encoding alcohol dehydrogenase catalytic domain-containing protein, with translation MRAAVYYRNSDIRVQDVPVPAIGPGEALMRIRSSGVCGSDVMEWYRIHKAPLILGHEVAGEIVEVGEGVTYVKPGDRVVVSHHVPCMTCRYCRSGHETVCDTLRKTNFDPGGFCEYVRLPAINVRLGVYSIPDGVSDDEASFTEPLACVLRGQRIAGVGPGKNVLVIGSGISGLLHIATAAALGAGVIVATDVQTFRLESAKRFGAALAVHARDFTPDAFRAATGGDLADVVIATTGAIPALQQAFASVERGGTILLFAPTDQGVTFPLSINDVFWKNDVTVTTTYAGSPADHFTALDMIRARRVPVGDMVTHRLPLSRTQEAFGLVVRGEDSIKVIVRPQE